Proteins found in one Legionella pneumophila subsp. pascullei genomic segment:
- a CDS encoding NAD(P)H-hydrate epimerase yields MRTPIYLVTQFQQLMDLMQNQYQVSCLELMQRSGKAACDFLMHRWPKVKKVSIFCGRGDNGGQGYVLAQQAKKMGISPTIWQVGHQLSKSKPPQMHKEVWHEMNSCHHQGIVLHPYSPEIDLGNPELIVDALFGVGLHGHVRPEIACLLQRLQQFTVPILAIEVPTGINASTGEIAGNALAATATITFLCMKLGLFVNDGRIYSGEVAFDDLLAPEAIYQQVKGVEEPNLLDNSTGFSKKIWYRNKTQKGWQYSIN; encoded by the coding sequence ATGAGAACGCCTATTTATCTTGTGACACAATTTCAACAACTGATGGATTTAATGCAAAACCAATATCAAGTGTCTTGTCTTGAACTGATGCAGCGCTCAGGTAAAGCAGCCTGCGACTTTTTGATGCATCGGTGGCCAAAAGTTAAAAAGGTCAGTATTTTTTGTGGCCGTGGCGATAATGGAGGACAAGGCTATGTTTTGGCTCAGCAGGCAAAAAAAATGGGAATAAGCCCGACAATATGGCAAGTAGGACACCAGCTGAGTAAGTCAAAGCCACCTCAAATGCATAAAGAGGTATGGCACGAAATGAATTCATGCCATCATCAAGGAATTGTTCTACACCCTTATTCGCCTGAAATTGATTTAGGCAATCCTGAATTAATTGTCGATGCCCTTTTTGGTGTGGGGTTGCATGGTCACGTTCGCCCGGAGATAGCCTGTCTTCTCCAGCGCCTCCAACAATTCACTGTACCCATCCTGGCCATTGAAGTGCCTACAGGCATCAATGCCAGCACAGGTGAAATAGCAGGCAATGCCTTGGCTGCGACAGCGACTATTACCTTCTTGTGTATGAAATTAGGATTATTTGTAAATGATGGAAGAATTTATAGCGGAGAAGTAGCATTCGATGATTTACTCGCGCCTGAGGCAATTTATCAACAAGTCAAAGGTGTAGAGGAGCCAAATCTGCTTGATAATTCTACTGGCTTCTCCAAAAAAATTTGGTATCGCAATAAAACTCAAAAGGGCTGGCAGTACAGCATCAACTAA
- the typA gene encoding translational GTPase TypA — protein sequence MIEKIRNIAIIAHVDHGKTTLVDKLLQQTGTLNERAPKIERVMDSNALEKERGITILAKNTCVYWKGYQINIVDTPGHADFGGEVERILSMVDSVLLLVDAVDGPMPQTRFVTQKAFARGLNPIVVINKIDRPGARPDWVMDQVFDLFDNLGANDTQLDFPVVYTSALNGYAKLNLEDHTTDMSALLQTIIDKVSPPCVDANGPFQMQISSLDYSSYVGTIGIGRITRGQIKAKSAVKIIDKDGNMRSGRLLQLLGFKGLERVEVEEASAGDIIAITGIENLNISDTICDPNQVEALPALLVDEPTISMTFQVNDSPLAGQEGKYVTSRKIRERLNTELLHNVALRVEDSDDPDKFRVSGRGELHLSILIETMRREGYELAISKPEVIIREVNGEQQEPYEHLTVDVEENHQGTIMEKLGERRGEMQNMVPDGKGRVRLDYIIPTRGLIGFHNEFLSCTSGTGLMYHVFDHYGPLIKGRIGKRINGVMIANCPGTARAFALFNLQERGRLFLEPQSVCYEGMIVGIHARDNDLVVNVTKEKQLTNIRASGSDENIILTPPVKLSLEQALEFIDDDELVEVTPLSIRLRKKFLKEHDRKKASRTATNEE from the coding sequence ATGATTGAAAAAATTCGCAATATTGCCATTATTGCTCACGTTGACCATGGCAAAACTACTCTTGTTGACAAGCTCTTGCAACAAACTGGAACGCTGAATGAGAGAGCTCCAAAAATTGAACGCGTGATGGACTCCAACGCACTTGAAAAAGAGCGTGGCATTACCATTTTAGCCAAAAACACTTGTGTTTATTGGAAAGGTTATCAAATCAATATTGTAGATACCCCAGGGCATGCGGATTTTGGCGGCGAAGTGGAACGTATTCTATCTATGGTTGACAGCGTTTTATTACTGGTCGATGCGGTTGACGGCCCCATGCCACAAACTCGCTTCGTGACCCAGAAAGCATTTGCTCGTGGCTTAAACCCCATTGTCGTTATTAATAAAATTGACCGTCCAGGAGCAAGACCTGATTGGGTGATGGATCAAGTGTTTGACTTGTTTGATAACTTGGGCGCCAATGACACCCAACTAGACTTCCCTGTAGTTTATACCTCCGCTTTAAATGGCTATGCCAAACTTAATTTGGAAGACCATACGACAGACATGTCTGCTTTACTGCAAACGATCATAGATAAAGTCTCACCACCTTGCGTCGATGCCAATGGTCCGTTTCAAATGCAAATCAGTTCTCTCGATTATTCTTCTTATGTTGGCACCATAGGTATTGGTCGAATTACACGAGGGCAAATTAAGGCAAAATCCGCGGTAAAAATTATTGATAAAGACGGCAATATGCGCAGCGGACGACTACTCCAGTTACTAGGATTTAAAGGCCTTGAACGTGTTGAAGTAGAAGAGGCCAGTGCCGGTGATATTATCGCGATAACTGGAATTGAGAACCTGAATATATCCGACACGATTTGCGACCCCAATCAGGTGGAGGCATTACCTGCGCTTTTGGTAGATGAACCCACAATCAGTATGACCTTTCAGGTTAATGACTCGCCACTGGCCGGCCAAGAGGGGAAATATGTCACATCAAGAAAAATTCGTGAACGCTTAAATACAGAATTACTGCATAATGTGGCGCTTCGTGTAGAAGACAGCGATGACCCTGACAAATTCAGAGTTTCAGGACGTGGAGAATTACACTTGTCGATTCTCATTGAAACAATGCGACGTGAAGGCTATGAATTGGCGATAAGCAAACCGGAAGTGATTATTCGCGAAGTCAATGGTGAACAACAGGAACCTTATGAACACCTGACAGTTGATGTTGAGGAAAACCATCAAGGTACCATTATGGAAAAATTAGGCGAACGCCGAGGGGAAATGCAAAATATGGTTCCTGATGGCAAAGGCAGAGTACGTTTGGATTACATCATACCTACCCGGGGATTAATCGGTTTTCACAATGAATTTTTATCCTGCACTTCAGGTACCGGATTAATGTATCATGTCTTTGACCACTATGGCCCGTTGATTAAAGGGCGCATCGGAAAGCGTATCAATGGCGTCATGATAGCTAATTGCCCTGGAACTGCCCGGGCTTTTGCCTTGTTCAACTTGCAAGAACGTGGAAGACTATTTTTAGAACCTCAATCGGTCTGCTATGAAGGAATGATTGTAGGTATTCATGCCAGAGATAACGACCTGGTTGTTAATGTCACCAAAGAAAAGCAATTAACCAACATCAGGGCTTCAGGTTCGGATGAAAATATCATCCTGACCCCTCCAGTCAAATTATCTCTTGAGCAAGCGCTGGAATTTATCGATGATGATGAGTTAGTTGAGGTCACCCCGTTATCTATCCGTTTACGTAAAAAATTTCTCAAGGAACACGATAGAAAAAAAGCTT
- a CDS encoding aldo/keto reductase produces MKYRKLGKIGPDVSALGFGCMGLSEFYGKPARLDDAVKIIRNAHNQYQVNFFDTADIYGKGKNEELVGKAIKPFRNQIILATKCGVVRTGSNDEMSVNNSSAYIRTACEKSLKRLNTDHIDLYYLHRYDHQTPIEEVMGIMHDLIDEGKIGYIGLSETDADTIRAAYTAVKDKLVAVQTEYSLRIRAPATAVLGTCRELGICFVAYCPIARGFLSGQIKKSNLLGKNGFDFRVNVPQFQAENFDQNLGLVNELELIGKRIGYTPAQLSLAWLLAQGEDIIPIPGTSNPQHLAENMQAIDILLTSEQMEDLENAYKNNPVAGNRLSQELMAAFHLRE; encoded by the coding sequence ATGAAATATCGCAAATTGGGTAAGATTGGTCCTGATGTTTCAGCATTGGGCTTTGGCTGCATGGGATTATCAGAGTTTTATGGCAAACCCGCTCGCCTTGATGATGCAGTCAAAATTATTCGTAATGCGCATAACCAATACCAGGTTAATTTCTTTGATACAGCTGATATTTATGGAAAAGGTAAAAATGAAGAATTAGTTGGTAAAGCGATAAAACCCTTTCGTAACCAGATTATACTTGCAACGAAATGCGGAGTAGTAAGGACAGGCTCTAATGATGAAATGAGTGTCAATAATTCATCTGCTTATATCAGAACAGCCTGTGAGAAAAGCCTAAAACGCTTAAATACTGATCACATTGATCTCTACTATTTGCATCGTTATGACCATCAAACACCAATTGAAGAAGTGATGGGGATAATGCATGACCTTATTGATGAAGGCAAAATTGGTTACATTGGTTTATCTGAAACTGATGCTGATACCATTCGAGCAGCTTATACAGCAGTCAAGGACAAACTGGTTGCTGTTCAAACCGAATACTCCCTTCGAATTCGGGCTCCGGCGACAGCCGTTTTGGGGACCTGCCGCGAATTAGGCATTTGTTTTGTTGCCTATTGCCCCATAGCACGTGGTTTCCTAAGTGGTCAGATTAAGAAATCTAATCTTTTAGGGAAGAATGGCTTTGATTTCAGAGTTAATGTTCCGCAATTCCAAGCCGAAAATTTTGATCAAAATCTCGGTTTAGTTAATGAACTTGAGCTCATTGGAAAAAGAATAGGTTACACACCAGCACAATTATCATTAGCCTGGCTATTAGCACAAGGAGAAGACATTATTCCCATTCCTGGAACCTCAAATCCACAGCATTTAGCAGAAAACATGCAAGCGATTGATATCCTTCTAACCTCTGAGCAAATGGAGGATTTGGAAAATGCCTACAAAAATAATCCCGTTGCCGGGAACCGATTATCCCAGGAGCTGATGGCAGCCTTTCATTTAAGAGAATAA